Proteins from a single region of Acanthochromis polyacanthus isolate Apoly-LR-REF ecotype Palm Island chromosome 11, KAUST_Apoly_ChrSc, whole genome shotgun sequence:
- the LOC110954959 gene encoding G-protein coupled receptor 20: MESLLTNISSTSTTESLLPLFTPNPTNCTSWDQRWGASNLHRLAHLDVQLYQDFYGVWVTLMVCNSLMLVVGVVLNSLALYVFCGASSHSSASVVYTINLAVADLLVALSLPARIALYHSGGSCIACSYVHTFSYFVNMYCSILFLTSICIDRYLAVVHASSTLHRWRTTGAAKCVSATVWLVAVVVTYSFQTTALEFSSSCMLIPALFYLTILEFLLPLLAVVGFTLRVTCFLSSSHAPMPQQSRARRTRAIRLLATVLVVFTVCFTPFHVRQVLVYLRIRVRGEGIAQGAGHVLAYHITVTLSSLNSCLDPVVYCFVTDSFKRMWRTRWRGGREVDGEAGQMSGGDGDRISVNKCSGTALAIAHSVVTLTLTSTPLSAANRDQSA, translated from the exons ATGGAGAGCCTTCTCACAAACATcagctccacctccaccacAGAGTCCCTCCTGCCTCTTTTCACCCCGAACCCGACTAACTGCACCAGCTGGGACCAGAGGTGGGGGGCGTCGAACCTGCACAGGCTGGCACACCTGGATGTGCAGCTGTATCAAGATTTCTACGGTGTCTGGGTCACTCTGATG GTGTGTAACAGCCTGATGCTGGTTGTCGGTGTGGTCCTCAACAGTCTGGCTCTGTACGTGTTCTGTGGAGCCTCCAGTCACTCCTCAGCCTCGGTGGTTTACACCATAAACCTGGCTGTAGCTGACCTGCTGGTGGCGCTGTCGCTGCCCGCTCGCATCGCCCTCTACCACAGTGGAGGAAGCTGCATTGCCTGTTCCTACGTCCACACTTTCAGCTATTTCGTCAACATGTACTGCAGCATCCTGTTTCTGACCAG TATCTGTATAGATCGATACCTCGCTGTCGTCCATGCATCCAGCACCCTCCATCGATGGAGAACGACAGGAGCGGCCAAGTGTGTCAGTGCCACAGTGTGGCTTGTTGCAGTTGTGGTCACCTATTCTTTTCAG aCCACAGCGTTGGAGTTCAGCTCTTCCTGCATGCTCATCCCTGCCCTCTTCTACCTTACCATCCTGGAGTTCCTGCTCCCCCTGCTGGCCGTGGTCGGTTTCACTCTTCGTGTCACCTGTTTCCTCTCCTCCAGTCATGCACCGATGCCCCAGCAGAGCCGGGCCAGGAGGACTCGTGCCATCAGGCTCCTGGCCACCGTCCTGGTGGTCTTCACCGTCTGCTTCACCCCCTTCCATGTCCGGCAGGTGCTGGTCTACCTCCGGATCAGGGTCAGAGGGGAGGGGATAGCGCAGGGGGCGGGGCATGTGCTCGCCTATCACATCACAGTGACGCTGAGCAGCCTGAACAGCTGCCTGGATCCAGTGGTTTACTGCTTTGTGACGGACAGCTTCAAGAGGATGTGGAGGACGAgatggaggggagggagggaggtggacGGGGAGGCCGGGCAGATGAGCGGGGGAGACGGGGACAGGATTTCGGTGAATAAATGCTCAGGTACGGCGCTGGCCATAGCTCACAGCGTGGTCACACTCACCCTCACCAGTACACCACTGTCTGCAGCCAACAGAGACCAGTCTGCATAG